One Halobacterium sp. DL1 DNA window includes the following coding sequences:
- a CDS encoding TspO and MBR codes for MDLSRDDLPGLVVAIVICEVVGAAPALVTATGSGTWYDTLLRPALAPPNWVFGPVWTTLFALLGVAVYLVLRDASGRQRAVAFGLFVAQYVLNVSWTLVFFGGQDIGGGLAVIAALWALIVATLAAFWRVRPAAGALLVPYLAWVTFAAYLNYAFWALN; via the coding sequence ATGGACCTCTCACGCGACGACCTCCCCGGTCTCGTCGTCGCCATCGTCATCTGCGAGGTGGTCGGCGCCGCGCCCGCGCTCGTCACCGCGACCGGCTCGGGGACGTGGTACGACACGCTCTTGCGGCCCGCGCTCGCCCCGCCGAACTGGGTGTTCGGACCGGTCTGGACGACGCTGTTCGCGCTGCTCGGCGTCGCCGTCTACCTCGTGTTGCGTGACGCCAGCGGCCGCCAGCGAGCGGTCGCGTTCGGTCTGTTCGTCGCGCAGTACGTGCTCAACGTCTCGTGGACGCTCGTCTTCTTCGGGGGCCAGGACATCGGCGGCGGTCTCGCCGTCATCGCCGCGCTCTGGGCGCTCATCGTCGCGACGCTCGCGGCGTTCTGGCGGGTGCGGCCCGCAGCGGGCGCGCTGCTCGTGCCCTATCTCGCCTGGGTCACGTTCGCCGCCTACCTCAACTACGCGTTCTGGGCGCTGAACTGA
- the rfc gene encoding ATPase AAA (Part of the RFC clamp loader complex which loads the PCNA sliding clamp onto DNA; in Methanosarcina and Methanococcoides the RFC clamp loader is made up of 2 similar small subunits and one large subunit; the proteins in this cluster are small subunit 1 which is necessary for clamp loading activity), producing the protein MADAAGGRQEIWVEKYRPERLEDVVGHPDITERLQSYVDRDDLPHLLFAGPAGTGKTASAVSIAKEIYGDDWQENFLELNASDQRGIDVVRDRIKNFARASFGGYDYRVIFLDEADALTDDAQSALRRTMEQFSNNTRFILSCNYSSKIIDPIQSRCAVFRFSQIDDDAVAAHLRDIAGREDLEYTEAGIDALVYAADGDMRRAINALQAASATGDAVDEEVVYAITATARPEEIEGMVTEALDGDFTAARSTLDDLLTNRGLAGGDIIDQIHRSVWSFDVEEEAAVRLLDRLGEADFRIAEGANERVQLEALLASVALRAQD; encoded by the coding sequence ATGGCAGACGCCGCCGGCGGACGGCAGGAAATCTGGGTCGAGAAGTACCGGCCGGAGCGACTCGAGGACGTCGTCGGCCACCCCGACATCACGGAGCGCCTCCAGAGCTACGTCGACCGGGACGACCTCCCGCACCTGCTGTTCGCGGGCCCCGCCGGCACCGGGAAGACCGCATCCGCCGTCTCTATCGCCAAGGAGATATACGGCGACGACTGGCAGGAGAACTTCCTCGAGTTGAACGCCAGCGACCAGCGCGGCATCGACGTGGTCCGGGACCGCATCAAGAACTTCGCGCGGGCCTCCTTCGGCGGCTACGACTACCGCGTCATCTTCCTCGACGAGGCCGACGCGCTCACCGACGACGCCCAGTCCGCGCTCCGCCGCACGATGGAGCAGTTCTCGAACAACACGCGGTTCATCCTCTCCTGCAACTACTCCTCGAAGATCATCGACCCCATCCAGTCCCGCTGTGCCGTCTTCCGGTTCTCCCAGATCGACGACGACGCGGTCGCCGCCCACCTCCGGGACATCGCGGGCCGCGAGGACCTGGAGTACACGGAGGCCGGCATCGACGCGCTCGTCTACGCCGCCGACGGCGACATGCGCCGCGCCATCAACGCCCTGCAGGCGGCCTCCGCGACCGGCGACGCCGTCGACGAGGAGGTCGTCTACGCCATCACCGCGACCGCCCGCCCCGAGGAGATCGAGGGGATGGTGACCGAGGCGCTGGACGGCGACTTCACGGCCGCTCGCTCGACGCTCGACGACCTGCTGACGAACCGCGGCCTCGCGGGCGGCGACATCATCGACCAGATCCACCGCTCGGTCTGGTCGTTCGATGTCGAGGAGGAGGCCGCGGTCCGCCTGCTCGACCGCCTCGGCGAGGCCGACTTCCGCATCGCGGAGGGCGCCAACGAGCGCGTCCAGCTAGAGGCACTGCTGGCGTCGGTCGCGCTCCGAGCGCAGGACTGA
- a CDS encoding acetyltransferase: MRVLDGANLELSAATAENRIEAGTVLVADDDNRIVGALVAMLRDEGAHVEAVAVRRKRRASGIGSALVEAAADRWTPLTADFDPPVKPFYDALGFDCERRGDRYRGVRD, encoded by the coding sequence ATGCGGGTGCTCGACGGCGCGAACCTCGAACTCTCCGCGGCGACGGCCGAGAACCGCATCGAGGCCGGCACCGTCCTCGTCGCGGACGACGACAACCGCATCGTCGGCGCGCTCGTGGCAATGCTCAGGGACGAGGGCGCCCACGTCGAGGCCGTCGCGGTCCGCCGAAAGCGCCGCGCGAGCGGTATCGGTTCCGCGCTCGTCGAGGCCGCGGCCGACCGGTGGACGCCGCTCACCGCGGACTTCGACCCGCCAGTCAAACCGTTCTACGACGCGCTCGGCTTCGACTGCGAGAGAAGAGGCGACCGCTACCGCGGCGTCCGCGACTGA
- a CDS encoding phosphoglucomutase, translating into MDAISFGTDGWRATLDVFTSERVRVVAQATADYLESEGHAGGTVAVGYDARETSRGFAEDIADVLATNGFDVLLPERDCPTPLVSHAIVERDLAGALVVTASHNPPEYNGVKFLPEDGVPALPEVTEAIEANLREPETGERTGEVRDVDLVSSHAEHCLDLVDADLSGLTVVYDAMHGSGRDVTDALLERAGADVVRRRCERDPEFGGTPPEPDAENLAGLADAVGEHDADFGVANDGDADRVAVVTPERGVLDGNRFFALVYDYLLESDTGAAIRTVSTTFLVDRIAEAHGCDVVETPVGFKWVAAAMGEHDALFGGEESGGYTMRGHVREKDGVLMALVASAAASERDLDDRLDAIAAEHGEIHQDKRSVDCPDDRKAAVLADLESRLPEEVAGVAVERVNDTDGFKILLADGTWLLVRPSGTEPKMRVYAEGDSGDRVDELLDAGVDLVEPLV; encoded by the coding sequence ATGGACGCCATCTCCTTCGGCACGGACGGCTGGCGCGCCACGCTGGACGTGTTCACCAGCGAGCGCGTCCGTGTGGTCGCGCAGGCCACAGCGGACTACCTCGAGAGCGAGGGCCACGCGGGCGGGACGGTCGCCGTCGGCTACGACGCCCGCGAGACGTCGCGCGGGTTCGCCGAGGACATCGCGGACGTGCTGGCGACGAACGGCTTCGACGTCCTGCTGCCCGAGCGGGACTGCCCGACGCCGCTGGTCTCCCACGCCATCGTCGAGCGCGACCTGGCTGGCGCGCTCGTGGTCACCGCCTCGCACAACCCGCCGGAGTACAACGGCGTGAAGTTCCTCCCGGAGGACGGCGTGCCCGCGCTCCCCGAGGTGACGGAGGCCATCGAAGCGAACCTCCGCGAACCCGAGACCGGCGAGCGCACGGGCGAGGTGCGGGACGTCGACTTAGTCTCCTCGCACGCCGAGCACTGTCTGGACCTCGTGGATGCGGACCTCTCGGGGCTCACGGTCGTCTACGACGCGATGCACGGGAGCGGCCGGGACGTCACCGACGCGCTGCTGGAGCGGGCTGGCGCGGATGTCGTCCGCCGGCGCTGCGAGCGCGACCCCGAGTTCGGTGGCACCCCACCGGAACCCGACGCGGAGAACCTGGCGGGACTCGCGGACGCCGTCGGGGAGCACGACGCAGACTTCGGTGTCGCCAACGACGGGGACGCCGACCGCGTCGCCGTCGTCACGCCCGAGCGCGGCGTCCTCGACGGCAACCGCTTCTTCGCGCTCGTCTACGACTACCTCCTCGAATCGGACACCGGGGCGGCCATCCGCACCGTCTCCACGACGTTCCTCGTCGACCGCATCGCGGAGGCCCACGGCTGCGACGTCGTCGAGACGCCGGTCGGCTTCAAGTGGGTCGCGGCGGCGATGGGCGAACACGACGCGCTGTTCGGCGGCGAGGAGTCCGGCGGCTACACGATGCGCGGCCACGTCCGCGAGAAGGACGGCGTGCTGATGGCGCTCGTCGCGAGCGCCGCCGCCAGCGAGCGTGACCTCGACGACCGCCTCGACGCCATCGCGGCCGAGCACGGCGAGATCCACCAGGACAAGCGCAGCGTCGACTGCCCCGACGACCGGAAGGCCGCGGTGCTCGCGGACCTGGAGAGCCGGCTGCCAGAGGAGGTGGCGGGTGTCGCCGTCGAGCGCGTCAACGACACGGACGGGTTCAAGATCCTGCTCGCGGACGGCACGTGGCTGCTCGTGCGACCTTCCGGCACGGAGCCGAAGATGCGTGTCTACGCGGAGGGCGACAGCGGCGACCGAGTCGACGAACTGCTCGACGCGGGCGTCGACCTCGTCGAACCGCTCGTCTGA
- a CDS encoding FMN reductase — protein MTGPPLVVGVSGSRRAGSYTRQAIEHALAVAERAGAETDHIDLGAVDLPLYHPDRSVEESGEAADLLARVRRADAVIIGSPNYHGSYSSTFRNFHDYCGWDEYEDTVVGLLVVAGGGTIASPLDHMRVTMRGVHADVVPEQVGILDASSKFEDGVLVDDAIADRIEDMVDGVLAATCRRLLAGERAAELETEADD, from the coding sequence ATGACTGGGCCCCCACTCGTCGTCGGCGTCTCCGGGAGCCGCCGCGCCGGCAGTTACACGCGACAGGCCATCGAACACGCGCTCGCAGTCGCCGAGCGGGCGGGCGCGGAGACTGACCACATCGACCTCGGGGCCGTCGACCTGCCGCTCTACCACCCCGACCGGTCCGTCGAGGAGTCGGGGGAGGCCGCGGACCTGCTCGCTCGCGTCCGGCGGGCCGACGCCGTCATCATCGGCTCCCCGAACTACCACGGGAGCTACTCCTCGACGTTCCGGAACTTCCACGACTACTGCGGCTGGGACGAGTACGAGGACACCGTCGTCGGCCTGCTCGTGGTTGCCGGCGGCGGCACCATCGCGTCCCCGCTGGACCACATGCGGGTGACGATGCGGGGCGTCCACGCCGACGTCGTGCCCGAGCAGGTCGGCATCCTCGACGCCTCCTCGAAGTTCGAGGACGGCGTGCTCGTCGACGACGCCATCGCCGACCGCATCGAGGACATGGTGGACGGAGTTCTCGCGGCCACATGCCGCCGGTTGCTCGCGGGCGAACGGGCCGCGGAACTGGAGACCGAGGCCGACGACTGA
- a CDS encoding DNA-binding protein produces MADLIVKAAVKEELNDKNVASDFYQALDEEVSELLEDAADRAESNGRKTVQPRDL; encoded by the coding sequence ATGGCAGACCTCATCGTCAAGGCCGCTGTGAAGGAAGAACTCAACGACAAGAACGTTGCCTCCGACTTCTACCAGGCACTCGACGAGGAAGTTTCGGAACTCCTCGAAGACGCCGCCGACCGCGCGGAATCCAACGGTCGAAAGACCGTCCAGCCGCGCGACCTGTAA
- a CDS encoding ribose 5-phosphate isomerase yields MKNTGGSEAAKRRAGEAAAEEVADGMVVGLGTGSTAAHAIRALGDADLAIEGVPTSFQSRQRAIEAGIPLTTLEEASVDIAIDGADQVAGGHLVKGGGAAHAREKLVDASADRFVVVADPSKEADVLDHPVPVEVLPDAYTVVAGRVRDLGGDPDLRDAGQKDGPVVTDNGNVVLDCAFGQIGSPAALAASLSALPGVLDHGLFVGMADAVYVGTADGVRVTEP; encoded by the coding sequence ATGAAGAACACGGGCGGCAGCGAGGCGGCGAAGCGGCGGGCGGGGGAGGCCGCCGCCGAGGAGGTGGCCGACGGGATGGTGGTCGGCCTCGGGACGGGGAGCACGGCGGCGCACGCCATCCGCGCCCTCGGGGACGCGGACCTCGCTATCGAGGGTGTCCCGACCTCCTTTCAGTCCCGGCAGCGCGCCATCGAGGCGGGGATTCCGCTGACGACCCTCGAGGAGGCGTCCGTGGACATCGCCATCGACGGCGCCGACCAGGTGGCGGGCGGGCACCTCGTGAAGGGCGGCGGCGCGGCCCACGCCCGGGAGAAACTCGTCGACGCGAGCGCGGACCGCTTCGTCGTCGTCGCCGACCCGTCCAAGGAGGCCGACGTGCTCGACCACCCAGTTCCCGTCGAGGTGCTGCCGGACGCCTACACGGTGGTCGCCGGGCGCGTCCGCGACCTGGGCGGCGACCCCGACCTTAGAGACGCCGGGCAGAAGGACGGACCGGTCGTGACGGACAACGGCAACGTCGTGCTGGACTGCGCGTTCGGACAGATTGGGAGCCCTGCGGCGCTCGCGGCGTCGCTGTCGGCGCTCCCGGGCGTCCTCGACCACGGCCTGTTCGTCGGCATGGCGGACGCCGTCTACGTGGGCACGGCGGACGGCGTCCGCGTCACGGAACCGTAG
- the cdc6 gene encoding ATPase AAA (Involved in the initiation of DNA replication) gives MDDDPEEGMLGWDETVFRDEHVLEIDYVPEVFRHRESQLQTLQYALRPAVRGSRPLNVMVRGPPGTGKTTAVQKLFGELGGQRGVRTVRVNCQVDSTRYAVFSRVFEEIFEYEPPSSGISFKKLFGQVAERIAEEDEVLVVALDDVNYLFYEGEASDTLYSLLRAHETHSGARVGVIVVSSDLDLDVIENLDSRVQSVFRPEEAYFPSYDRGEITDILRDRIEVGFREGAVPTTVLDKVSELTDDAGDLRVGIDVLRRAGLHAESRASKTVEPQDVDAVYEQARHIHLSRNLRALSDQERALVETVANFDGEQAGEVYEEFRERTDLGYTRYTEIVNKLDKLGLIEAEYEQLEGRGRSRTLRLAHDPETVREQL, from the coding sequence ATGGACGACGACCCCGAAGAGGGGATGCTGGGCTGGGACGAGACGGTCTTCCGGGACGAACACGTCCTCGAGATAGACTACGTCCCCGAGGTGTTCCGCCACCGCGAATCCCAGCTACAGACCCTCCAGTACGCGCTCCGACCGGCCGTCCGGGGGTCGCGGCCGCTGAACGTGATGGTCCGCGGCCCGCCGGGCACCGGGAAGACGACCGCCGTACAGAAGCTGTTCGGCGAACTCGGCGGCCAGCGCGGCGTGCGGACGGTGCGGGTCAACTGCCAGGTCGACTCCACGCGGTACGCCGTCTTCTCCCGCGTCTTCGAGGAGATATTCGAGTACGAACCGCCCTCGTCGGGCATCTCCTTCAAGAAGCTGTTCGGGCAGGTCGCCGAGCGCATCGCCGAGGAGGACGAGGTGCTCGTCGTCGCGCTCGACGACGTGAACTACCTGTTCTACGAGGGCGAGGCCTCCGACACGCTGTACTCGCTGCTGCGCGCCCACGAGACCCACTCCGGGGCGCGTGTCGGCGTCATCGTCGTGTCCTCGGACCTCGACCTCGACGTCATCGAGAACCTCGACAGCCGCGTGCAGTCCGTCTTCCGGCCCGAGGAGGCGTACTTCCCCTCCTACGACCGCGGCGAGATCACGGACATCCTCCGGGACCGCATCGAGGTCGGCTTCCGCGAGGGCGCGGTGCCGACGACGGTGCTGGACAAGGTGAGCGAACTTACCGACGACGCGGGCGACCTCCGGGTCGGCATCGACGTGCTCCGGCGCGCGGGCCTCCACGCCGAGTCCCGCGCGAGCAAGACCGTCGAACCGCAGGACGTCGACGCGGTCTACGAGCAGGCCCGGCACATCCACCTCTCGCGGAACCTCCGCGCGCTCTCCGACCAGGAGCGCGCGCTCGTCGAGACGGTCGCGAACTTCGACGGCGAGCAGGCCGGCGAGGTGTACGAGGAGTTCCGCGAGCGCACGGACCTCGGCTACACGCGGTACACGGAGATCGTCAACAAACTCGACAAGCTCGGGCTCATCGAGGCCGAGTACGAGCAGCTGGAGGGCCGCGGCCGCTCGCGGACGCTCCGACTCGCCCACGACCCCGAGACAGTCAGGGAGCAGCTCTAG
- a CDS encoding DNA mismatch repair protein mutS: protein MELEAIPGVGAKTADALRSLDDPEDALERGDVAAVAAAPGVSEGRAARIVRGAIRARHDDDSGFLATDRAREVYEVVLELLQERAVTTYAGQRLRTFYPSAADSRIAEANEFAERAMARDPDPAVLDALQEVEPLSRPDSLAVRDRCLATTDAERYSAARETFPELSVEVVEDARGLADLARGYSTVVALDEAFVGVEVDGDVRVEPDALDRPEEVVPERVLSFFATNRDRIRAAVAVHQAAGLEADVDLGELDAALEQLESDGSVAGDEELDRLSTAVDDLDAAVSTSESVANDRLREAIQEQDVTIEGADLLSLVERGAGVDSLLSRELADEYAAAVDAARDNLVDALELRDGEAEVARRAFGDDPTFPVAHDEEAVTRLREDLTAARDRRAAERKRDLAATLADLREPTRALVDRALELDVELAVARFADDFDCVLAERGGRGFDIDGGRSPILDVDFEEVEPVDYGVDGVSLLSGVNSGGKTSTLDLVAVVVVLAHMGLPVPAESARVPDVEELHYYAKSQGTLDAGAFEATLRDFAGLTEGAAKKLVLVDELESITEPGASAKIVAGILEELHEAGASGVFVSHLAGEIAEQCGFDVTVDGIRARGLEDGELVVERSPVKDHLARSTPELIVEKLAENGGSDFYGRLLEKF from the coding sequence ATGGAACTGGAGGCGATTCCCGGCGTCGGCGCGAAGACCGCTGACGCTCTCAGGTCGCTAGACGACCCCGAGGACGCCCTGGAGCGCGGTGACGTGGCGGCCGTCGCGGCCGCGCCGGGCGTCAGCGAGGGGCGGGCCGCGCGCATCGTCCGCGGGGCGATTCGCGCGCGCCACGACGACGACAGCGGCTTCCTCGCCACCGACCGGGCGCGGGAGGTGTACGAGGTAGTCCTGGAACTGCTCCAGGAGCGCGCGGTGACGACGTACGCGGGCCAGCGCCTCCGGACGTTCTACCCGAGCGCCGCCGACTCGCGCATCGCGGAGGCCAACGAGTTCGCCGAGCGCGCGATGGCCCGCGACCCGGACCCCGCGGTACTGGACGCACTGCAGGAGGTCGAACCGCTGTCGCGGCCGGACAGCCTCGCGGTCCGGGACCGCTGTCTCGCCACGACCGACGCGGAGCGGTATAGCGCGGCCCGCGAGACGTTCCCCGAGCTGTCCGTCGAAGTCGTGGAGGACGCCCGGGGGCTCGCGGACCTGGCGCGGGGCTACTCGACGGTGGTCGCGCTCGACGAGGCGTTCGTCGGCGTCGAGGTGGACGGCGACGTGCGCGTCGAACCCGACGCTCTCGACCGACCGGAGGAGGTCGTCCCGGAGCGCGTGCTCTCCTTCTTCGCGACGAACCGCGACCGCATCCGGGCGGCCGTCGCCGTCCACCAGGCCGCGGGGCTGGAGGCGGACGTCGACCTGGGCGAACTCGACGCGGCGCTCGAACAGCTCGAATCCGACGGGAGCGTCGCGGGCGACGAGGAACTCGACCGCCTGTCGACGGCCGTCGACGACCTCGACGCTGCCGTCTCGACCTCCGAGTCCGTGGCGAACGACCGACTCCGGGAGGCGATTCAGGAGCAGGATGTGACCATCGAGGGCGCGGACCTCCTCTCGCTCGTGGAGCGCGGCGCGGGCGTCGACAGCCTGCTCTCCCGCGAGCTCGCCGACGAGTACGCCGCGGCCGTCGACGCCGCCCGCGACAACCTCGTGGACGCCCTCGAACTGCGGGACGGGGAGGCGGAGGTGGCGCGTCGGGCGTTCGGCGACGACCCGACGTTCCCCGTGGCCCACGACGAGGAGGCCGTCACGCGGCTCCGCGAGGACCTCACCGCGGCCCGGGACCGGCGCGCCGCCGAGCGCAAACGGGACCTCGCAGCGACCCTCGCGGACCTCCGGGAGCCGACGCGAGCGCTCGTCGACCGCGCGCTCGAACTGGACGTCGAACTGGCGGTGGCGCGGTTCGCCGACGACTTCGACTGCGTGCTCGCCGAGCGCGGCGGCCGCGGCTTCGACATCGACGGCGGGCGCTCACCCATCCTCGACGTCGACTTCGAGGAAGTCGAACCCGTGGACTACGGCGTCGACGGCGTCTCCCTGCTGTCGGGCGTGAACTCCGGCGGGAAGACGAGCACGCTGGACCTCGTAGCGGTCGTCGTCGTGCTCGCGCACATGGGCCTCCCGGTGCCCGCGGAGTCCGCCCGCGTCCCCGACGTGGAGGAACTCCACTACTACGCGAAGTCCCAGGGGACCCTGGACGCGGGCGCCTTCGAGGCGACGCTCCGGGACTTCGCGGGACTCACGGAGGGCGCAGCGAAGAAACTCGTGCTCGTCGACGAACTCGAATCGATTACGGAGCCCGGCGCGTCGGCGAAGATCGTCGCGGGCATCCTCGAGGAACTCCACGAGGCGGGCGCTTCCGGCGTCTTCGTCTCCCACCTCGCGGGTGAGATTGCCGAGCAGTGCGGCTTCGACGTGACCGTCGACGGCATCCGCGCGAGGGGACTGGAGGACGGCGAACTCGTCGTCGAGCGCTCGCCCGTGAAGGACCACCTCGCGCGCTCGACGCCGGAGCTCATCGTGGAGAAACTCGCAGAGAACGGCGGCAGCGACTTCTACGGCCGCCTGCTCGAGAAGTTCTAG
- a CDS encoding transposase, translated as MHATIDVRFELSIDDNKTLPLATLAEAVTDQNLEAVLLESLVESLDAASVEALCGDKHAHGNGDQRFQRAGTDTRTAVTTAGEHEFSLHYIEDTAADNDESSYFRPVEDVLSFDGQNRYQQDIAAKSVDLATSLSYRDAADHGDGFVSMPSPTTINRRAKKYGHKLKQFLPDCVADTDADTVIPDGTKCHSQDDDRSSHSVQATLGEDTAEESRSLLDLSVNADWDETAAELDDIGAVTDDATVVSDADSGIVTAFTDEARDHQLDLVHVGRTLGYTLWDDGVFSLDRRKEIVSEVIDEVSHLKNSVVKHHPEEEFEAIRSRIARTRERLEKTAWQLEQFGSAKAAGYLRRWLPSIVTFAEHAVEGFEVPWTSNPVERLMGEVSKRCKNQWMRWTAEGLEAILQLRLVKYTDPEYYQAFLDELLQRSTKTAINCDLSIESTSGKV; from the coding sequence ATGCACGCCACAATCGACGTGCGGTTTGAACTGAGTATCGACGACAACAAAACGCTACCGCTCGCCACGCTTGCCGAGGCCGTCACTGACCAGAACCTCGAAGCAGTACTCCTTGAATCGCTGGTCGAGAGCCTCGACGCCGCCAGCGTCGAGGCGCTCTGTGGCGACAAACACGCCCACGGCAACGGTGACCAACGCTTCCAACGCGCCGGCACCGATACCCGCACAGCTGTCACAACCGCCGGGGAACACGAGTTCTCTCTCCACTACATCGAAGATACAGCCGCTGATAACGACGAATCCAGCTATTTCCGCCCCGTCGAAGACGTTCTTAGCTTCGACGGACAGAACCGCTATCAGCAGGACATCGCCGCCAAAAGCGTCGATCTCGCTACCTCGCTCAGCTATCGTGACGCTGCCGATCACGGCGACGGCTTCGTCTCGATGCCGTCGCCGACCACCATCAACCGCCGTGCCAAGAAATACGGCCACAAGCTCAAGCAGTTCCTCCCAGACTGTGTCGCTGACACAGACGCTGACACCGTCATTCCTGACGGGACAAAATGCCACAGCCAAGACGACGACCGCTCGTCCCACTCCGTCCAAGCAACGCTCGGCGAAGACACCGCCGAAGAGTCACGCTCCCTCCTGGATCTGTCGGTCAACGCTGACTGGGACGAAACTGCCGCCGAACTCGATGATATCGGCGCAGTCACTGACGACGCGACGGTCGTCAGTGACGCTGATAGCGGCATCGTCACGGCCTTTACCGACGAAGCCCGTGACCACCAACTCGATCTCGTTCACGTCGGCCGAACGCTGGGCTACACCCTCTGGGACGATGGCGTCTTCTCCTTGGACCGCCGGAAGGAGATCGTTTCGGAGGTGATCGACGAGGTATCCCATCTGAAGAACTCGGTGGTGAAACACCATCCAGAAGAGGAGTTCGAGGCGATCCGCTCGCGGATCGCGCGAACGAGAGAGCGATTGGAGAAGACAGCGTGGCAACTGGAGCAGTTCGGGTCAGCGAAGGCTGCAGGGTATCTTCGGCGGTGGCTGCCGTCGATTGTGACGTTCGCCGAGCACGCTGTCGAGGGGTTCGAGGTTCCGTGGACCTCGAACCCCGTCGAACGACTGATGGGCGAGGTCAGCAAGCGGTGCAAGAACCAGTGGATGCGCTGGACAGCAGAGGGATTGGAAGCGATACTCCAACTTCGGTTGGTGAAGTACACCGACCCCGAGTACTACCAAGCGTTCCTCGACGAACTGCTCCAGCGTTCGACCAAAACAGCAATCAACTGTGACCTCTCAATTGAGAGTACCAGCGGCAAAGTCTAG
- a CDS encoding protein export, whose product MAEDPDGRRDVHDERAPRVDWSDLAPAVRRIEEDPPVRVAWEELTPAVRTIEPGGRLGDWSDLTPAIRRQSGGDDEWTVEDFHTPETEGESAATNPQLLADEEHQADDAEASVIEPEETPGDEGLVANAPETDAEQPLAVHIEEMIKRLAIVIAIAGLASVIVFPLTENLITTIWNYVLPGGEAVDPRVYHPLELIITQVKVASLAGLVVALPVFVYESYAFMRPGLYKHERRYYLASVPMSLVLAVLGVLFAYLLVLPYTMDYFQGYTQGTADVAFALGTTFNLILMVMGYLAVVFQIPLFIMLAIMLGVVTRRWLEGRRLLFWAAFAGISFTFGAIDPTGVVPIIVAITMIALFEGTLAVLRWTGN is encoded by the coding sequence ATGGCCGAGGACCCGGATGGCAGGCGCGACGTGCACGACGAGCGTGCCCCACGCGTCGACTGGAGCGACCTCGCGCCAGCGGTCCGTCGAATCGAAGAAGACCCGCCGGTTCGTGTCGCCTGGGAGGAGCTCACGCCCGCCGTCAGGACCATCGAGCCAGGCGGCCGACTCGGCGACTGGAGTGACCTCACGCCAGCGATTCGGCGGCAGTCGGGCGGCGACGACGAATGGACCGTCGAGGACTTCCACACCCCCGAAACCGAGGGCGAGTCGGCGGCGACCAACCCCCAGTTGCTCGCCGACGAGGAACACCAGGCCGACGACGCAGAGGCGTCCGTCATCGAACCGGAGGAGACGCCCGGCGACGAGGGCCTGGTGGCGAACGCACCCGAGACCGACGCCGAGCAGCCGCTCGCGGTCCACATCGAGGAGATGATCAAGCGCCTCGCCATCGTCATCGCCATCGCGGGGCTCGCCAGCGTCATCGTCTTCCCGCTCACCGAGAACCTCATCACGACCATCTGGAACTACGTCCTCCCCGGCGGTGAGGCCGTCGACCCCCGCGTCTACCATCCCCTGGAACTCATCATCACGCAGGTGAAGGTCGCCAGCCTCGCTGGCCTCGTCGTCGCGCTCCCCGTCTTCGTCTACGAGTCCTACGCGTTCATGCGCCCGGGGCTGTACAAGCACGAGCGCCGCTACTACCTCGCGTCCGTCCCGATGAGCCTCGTGCTCGCCGTCCTCGGGGTCCTGTTCGCGTACCTCCTCGTGCTCCCGTACACGATGGACTACTTCCAGGGGTACACGCAGGGCACCGCGGACGTCGCGTTCGCGCTCGGCACCACGTTCAACCTCATCCTGATGGTGATGGGGTATCTCGCCGTCGTCTTCCAGATTCCCCTGTTCATCATGCTCGCCATCATGCTCGGCGTCGTCACGCGGCGCTGGCTGGAGGGGCGCCGCCTGCTGTTCTGGGCGGCGTTCGCGGGCATCTCGTTCACGTTCGGCGCCATCGACCCGACCGGCGTCGTCCCCATCATCGTCGCCATCACGATGATTGCGCTGTTCGAGGGGACCCTCGCGGTGTTGCGGTGGACGGGTAACTAG